CATCGCCATCATGATGGACACACCTGTAAAAGCACCTGCTGGCGCAAGCGGCTGGAACGCATATTCAAAGATTAATCCTAAAGCTGGCAAAATCTGATCCGCCTTCAATACTAAGAGGACACAAGCGGCACCGATATACAGTAAGCTCATGATCGGAACGAAAATTGTCGAGATGGCACTGACACGTTCAAGTCCACCACGGATCGATACATAGACTGCAATCGCAAGCAATACACCAAACAGTAGCAACGGCACACGGAAAGATTGCTCAAGCACCGTCGCCATCGCATTTGCTTGTACCGTGTTTCCGACACCAAATGATGCGATTAAACCAAATACCGCAAACAAAATCGCGAGGAATTTGAATTTCGGTCCTAGTCCCTTCTCGATATAATACATCGGTCCACTAACGGCTTCGCCTCGTTCATTTCGACTTCTAAAGAGAATAGCAAGTAGGCTTTCCGCATATTTCGTTGCCATTCCGATCAAACCAATGATCCACATCCAAAAGACCGCACCTGGCCCGCCCATCGTTAAGGCGACCGCGATTCCCGCGATATTACCGTTCCCGATCGTCGCTGCGAGGGATGTCATCAACATCTGAAAGCTGCTGATCTCACCTTCACCCTGCCCTGATTTTTGAACAGATAACTGAAACGCTTGTTTCAATCGTCGAAACTGAAGACCACGTAAACGGATCGTAAAGTATACTCCTGTTCCCACAAGCAACATCATACTTGGAATCCCCCAGACCCAAGCTGATATCATACGTAACACATCCATGCCATTTCATCCTTTCTCTCTTTTCCGAGGCTTACCGTAGCATGGAGTTGTGTTTTTATACAATACAAAAGAATACTTTTTGTGATTTTACACAACAGGAGATATAATGAAGATATTGAACGAGAGAGAAAGAAGGGAAAATCTATGTTAGAAGCGTCTTACCATTCCTTAGATGACTTAGCAGAAGCTATTGGTATCGCGTTGAATGCTCCGATTACGATTGAAGATCGGAATCATCGCCTCCTTGCCTACAGCACGCATACATCTGATACGGACCCTGCTCGTGTCGCAACGATTATCGGTCGCCGTGTACCGGAATCAGTCATCGATCAACTTTGGAAAGACGAGGTTATTCAGAGTCTTGCTACACAAGATGATCCACTGATCATTTCAGCACGTACTGGTGTCGGGCTAAATGACCGGGTTGCCATTGCGATCAAGCAAGATTCAGAAATTCTCGGCTATATCTGGTCGATTGCGCGAAGCACTCCGTTTACTTCGTCGGAACTAGCGGACTTAAAGAAAGGAGCTCTGCTTGCACAACGTCAGTTACTCGCGATTGATATGCAGAAAAAACGGAAGGAAGAGCAGACGGAACAGTTTTTCTTCGAGTTATTACATGAAGAATTATCCGAGTCGGAAATCCTGAAGATGTTCTCTAAACTACACGTCGCACCACCTGGCATCAGTCGCTTGACGGTCATTCGGTTTTCAGAAGCAATCACGCCACGTCTCGCAGATCGCCTGCGCTATTTACTCACGATCCAGCAGACGGTTCGTCCATTACTTTATGCGTATGATGAAACGGATTTCATCTTGTGGATCAGCACAAACGACCGCGATGCGGAACAAGAGCGTCTGCAGTTCGACGCCTTCATCCAGTCCTTCCGACAATTGCTCGCGGAGCGATTCGATTATACGGACTTCGTTGCGGCAAGTAGTGAAGTCTTCACTGGCGTCCAAGCAATCCCCGAGCGCTATGAAGAAGCGGGCATCGTCTTGCGTTTGAAAGATGCCTTTCCATTCGAGCTAAAGAACGTCACCCGTTACGAGCGCCTCGGCTTATTCCAGCTCTTACCGATCTTCTCGGAACGTCTGCGCCGGCGAACAGTTCGTCTCGAAGAAATCGAACGACTGCGTGCTTATGATGTGAAACATGCCTCCTCTCTATGTGAGACGCTAGAATGGTTCCTTCATTATGATGGAAACGTCAAACAAGTCGCTTCCCATCTCCACGTGCATCCGAATACGATCCTGTATCGGATGCGACGAATCGAGGAGGAAGCCGGCATCCGGATGGAATCACTACCTGAACGCTCCTTGCTTTATTTGTATCTAAAAGCAGACCGATATCCTTTGTGATTTTACACAAAGGATATCGGTTATTTTTGAAAACGCCGATAAAGTAGAACGCTTTCATTTCTCGTATACTGAAGAAGAAGAGAAATTGATTTGTTTATTTGCGAAAGGGGATCGCGTTCACATGATCATTGGAGTATTAAAGGAAATCAAAAACAACGAAAACCGTGTTGCATTAACACCTGCCGGGGTAGCAGCGTTACATGCACAAGGACACCGTGTCATCATCGAATCAATGGCAGGTATGGGAAGTGGCTTCACGAACGAAGAGTATGTCAAAGCAGGTGCCGAAATCATCCCAACAGCTGCTGAAGTCTGGGCAACAGCTGAACTTGCTTTAAAAGTTAAAGAGCCGATCGCTTCTGAGTACCAATATTTCCGTCCGGACCTGACATTGTTCACGTACCTACACTTAGCTGCTGAACCAGAACTGACACGTGCACTCGTTGATTCGAACATCACAGCAATCGCTTATGAAACAGTTGAGAAGAACCGCACGCTTCCATTGCTAACACCAATGAGTGAAGTCGCAGGACGTATGGCATCACAAATCGGTGCACAGTTCTTAGAAAAACCACACGGTGGTATGGGCATCCTGCTTGCTGGTGTTCCTGGGGTCCGTCGTGGAAAAGTAACAGTCATCGGCGGTGGTGTCGTCGGAACGAATGCTGCGAAACTCGCAGTCGGTCTTGGTGCGGATGTCACGATCATCGATGTCAGCCCAGAACGTCTTCGCCAGCTAGATGATATCTTCGGTAACTCGATCAACACATTGATCTCAAACCCGTACACGATTGCTGAAGCAGTCGCTGAAAGTGACCTTGTTATCGGTGCTGTCTTGATTCCAGGTGCAAAAGCACCGAAACTCGTCACTGCTGACATGGTCAAACGGATGAAGCCAGGTGCTGTCATTGTTGACGTCGCTATCGACCAAGGTGGCATCTTCGAGACAGTCGATCGTATCTCGACGCACGATGATCCAACGTACGAAAAATTCGGTGTCGTTCATTATGCTGTTGCAAACATGCCTGGTGCCGTTCCGCGTACGTCTACACTTGCATTGACGAACGCAACGCTTCCTTATGTTCTTGAACTCGCAAACAAAGGCACTCATCGTGCACTTGCTGAAAACGATGCTCTTGAAAAAGGATTAAATGTTGCGCAAGGATTCGTCACATATGAAGCAGTCGCACGCGATCTCGGATACACGTATAAATCTGTCGAAGAGGTTCTTCACCTTCACGCATAATAGAAACAATCATTACAAACACGGCAGTGGATCGTTTCCACTGCCGTGTTTTGATGTTATACGATTGGTTTGTAATTTTAGAAAGCAAACGCGACAAGCGCCGCAATCGTCCACGGCAAGATTAAGTTGTCGAGATCCCTGTACGAAATCGCTTCGATCAATGCTGCGATATTCGCAAGTAAAAAGCCATAACTGACTGCGAGCCAAACGGGTTGTTCGTAAAACAAGAACGTCAGCGTCAAAACGAGAAATGACGCTAAAAATAACGCGATACTTCCTTCAAAGGATCGTTTCGCCTCACCGCGAACGTAAAACGTCTTCCCGAAGCGTTTTCCGATAAGTGCCGCGAGTCCATCGCCCCAGGCAAGTACCATACTTCCGGCAACGAGTGCCATTGGCTGCCGTTCGAAGAAGAATAGGACGAGCCCTGCTAAGGCGAGCGGATAGTAGACCGTCCCATAAGAAGGACGGTCGACGTCATGCATCTGTCCGATCCCTTTCCGTAGTGTCAGTAGGTTAACAGCAGCAAAGAATAACAGCGGTACGATGGCAACGTACCAGTGATCAAGCCATAGAAGCGCAAGAAATACCCAATGACCGACAGCAATATGAATCCATTTCCGAACCGTCTCGGGAGAAAAACCGAAGCGACGTCCTATCAATTCGAGGATGACGAGAACGAGCCCGACGATTCCAATCGTACCAATGGCAGCAATCCATTCCATCGTGATTCCCCCTTTCCTATTATTGTACGTTGTTTTAGTTGCCATTTGCCCTATTGAACCTTCATTTGATAACATAAGGTCAAATGACGTCCTAGAGAGGAAGTTTTGGAAATGTATGATGCTCAAGCAGTCCAAACATTATCAAGTTGTCTGCAACGC
This window of the Exiguobacterium acetylicum genome carries:
- a CDS encoding alanine/glycine:cation symporter family protein, which produces MDVLRMISAWVWGIPSMMLLVGTGVYFTIRLRGLQFRRLKQAFQLSVQKSGQGEGEISSFQMLMTSLAATIGNGNIAGIAVALTMGGPGAVFWMWIIGLIGMATKYAESLLAILFRSRNERGEAVSGPMYYIEKGLGPKFKFLAILFAVFGLIASFGVGNTVQANAMATVLEQSFRVPLLLFGVLLAIAVYVSIRGGLERVSAISTIFVPIMSLLYIGAACVLLVLKADQILPALGLIFEYAFQPLAPAGAFTGVSIMMAMQVGVARGIFTNEAGLGTAALIAGSAKSERPVEQGLISMTSTFIVTLIVCTMTALVLLTTGFWDPSGGLHSGMTHDASLSGAALTATAFASVLGSFGEWTVAFSVFFFGYSTIIGWYVYGEKCLEYLSGTTRFNEGYRVFFALAACYGAVAQLEPLWLVADIANGLMMIPNLIGMLFLSHLVIEQTRNYERAGHKRVA
- a CDS encoding PucR family transcriptional regulator, with amino-acid sequence MLEASYHSLDDLAEAIGIALNAPITIEDRNHRLLAYSTHTSDTDPARVATIIGRRVPESVIDQLWKDEVIQSLATQDDPLIISARTGVGLNDRVAIAIKQDSEILGYIWSIARSTPFTSSELADLKKGALLAQRQLLAIDMQKKRKEEQTEQFFFELLHEELSESEILKMFSKLHVAPPGISRLTVIRFSEAITPRLADRLRYLLTIQQTVRPLLYAYDETDFILWISTNDRDAEQERLQFDAFIQSFRQLLAERFDYTDFVAASSEVFTGVQAIPERYEEAGIVLRLKDAFPFELKNVTRYERLGLFQLLPIFSERLRRRTVRLEEIERLRAYDVKHASSLCETLEWFLHYDGNVKQVASHLHVHPNTILYRMRRIEEEAGIRMESLPERSLLYLYLKADRYPL
- the ald gene encoding alanine dehydrogenase, translating into MIIGVLKEIKNNENRVALTPAGVAALHAQGHRVIIESMAGMGSGFTNEEYVKAGAEIIPTAAEVWATAELALKVKEPIASEYQYFRPDLTLFTYLHLAAEPELTRALVDSNITAIAYETVEKNRTLPLLTPMSEVAGRMASQIGAQFLEKPHGGMGILLAGVPGVRRGKVTVIGGGVVGTNAAKLAVGLGADVTIIDVSPERLRQLDDIFGNSINTLISNPYTIAEAVAESDLVIGAVLIPGAKAPKLVTADMVKRMKPGAVIVDVAIDQGGIFETVDRISTHDDPTYEKFGVVHYAVANMPGAVPRTSTLALTNATLPYVLELANKGTHRALAENDALEKGLNVAQGFVTYEAVARDLGYTYKSVEEVLHLHA
- a CDS encoding diacylglycerol/polyprenol kinase family protein, whose amino-acid sequence is MEWIAAIGTIGIVGLVLVILELIGRRFGFSPETVRKWIHIAVGHWVFLALLWLDHWYVAIVPLLFFAAVNLLTLRKGIGQMHDVDRPSYGTVYYPLALAGLVLFFFERQPMALVAGSMVLAWGDGLAALIGKRFGKTFYVRGEAKRSFEGSIALFLASFLVLTLTFLFYEQPVWLAVSYGFLLANIAALIEAISYRDLDNLILPWTIAALVAFAF